A DNA window from Vigna angularis cultivar LongXiaoDou No.4 chromosome 1, ASM1680809v1, whole genome shotgun sequence contains the following coding sequences:
- the LOC128193360 gene encoding probable UDP-arabinose 4-epimerase 3: MEVSGQRRRGETQQGAADSGEVASNSGEVTSDSGKARLIAARRSEVTSDSGEARCEEGSGALRGRRWRVARKAAAEHFNVIGSDPNGNLGEARWPELREQGRISGACFDAARGIVPGLKVRETDYKTADGTCIRDYIDVTDLVDAHVKALEKAQPAKVGIYNVGTGKGSSVKQFVEACKKATGVDIKVEFLPRRPGDYAEVYSDPRKIKRELDWSAKYTDLQQSLRIAWRWQKSHCDGYGVSNELR, from the exons ATGGAGGTGAGTGGCCAGCGAAGACGTGGAGAGACGCAGCAAGGCGCGGCTGATAGCGGCGAGGTCGCGTCTAATAGCGGCGAGGTCACATCTGATAGCGGCAAGGCGCGGCTGATAGCAGCGAGGCGCAGCGAGGTCACGTCTGATAGCGGCGAGGCGCGTTGCGAGGAAGGCAGTGGCGCGTTGCGAGGAAGGCGGTGGCGCGTTGCGAGGAAGGCGGCAGCGGA ACATTTCAACGTGATTGGATCAGACCCTAATGGAAATTTGGGTGAGGCTCGTTGGCCTGAACTGCGAGAGCAAGGTCGAATATCAGGGGCTTGCTTTGATGCTGCTCGTGGTATTGTACCTGGTTTAAAG GTAAGAGAAACAGACTATAAGACGGCTGATGGAACTTGCATACGAGATTATATCGATGTAACTGACCTGGTCGATGCTCATGTAAAAGCTCTAGAAAAGGCACAACCTGCTAAAGTTGGGATCTACAATGTTGGCACTGGAAAGG GTAGTTCAGTGAAGCAGTTTGTGGAAGCTTGTAAAAAGGCGACAGGGGTGGACATTAAAGTGGAATTCCTTCCTCGTCGTCCTGGTGATTATGCTGAGGTGTACAGTGACCCGAGAAAGATCAAACGTGAACTGGATTGGAGTGCTAAGTACACTGATCTTCAACAGAGTTTGAGGATTGCATGGAGATGGCAGAAATCTCATTGTGATGGTTATGGGGTTTCAAATGAATTGCGTTGA